In Leptospiraceae bacterium, one DNA window encodes the following:
- a CDS encoding DUF1343 domain-containing protein — protein sequence MKKISSKSKKLLSGLSTARTGILTNQSAFGWDKTYHFQKLKDYLELRVIFLPEHGLFAELQDQVSGDSLKYFFDSITIENLYGKDENSLFIREETLKNLDLIVIDIRDIGSRYYTFLTSAYYILQKISNYNKTSSNKIQILVVDSPNPIGRKIEGSPLQEKYESFVGVKKIVHRHGLSTAELMNYHNIENNFNLNIFVIPIGEIYPQKDSEDFWIPPSPNIPKISTCTVYTGQCLLEGTNLSEGRGTTRPFEIFGAPFIDINNQSYWNELIRYQKDFFYLRPLLFIPTFHKHRDKVCGGFQIFVQNKNKFHSLLFSLQFLKVTNDFFKENFQYLQGVYEFRSDKSAIELLVGDDFLLGFLNGVNTYKMTEDYLKNEEFEWKKKIKIFKT from the coding sequence ATGAAAAAAATATCTTCCAAATCGAAAAAACTACTATCCGGACTTAGCACTGCAAGAACGGGGATACTTACAAATCAAAGCGCCTTTGGTTGGGATAAAACTTACCATTTTCAGAAGCTAAAAGACTATTTAGAACTACGTGTGATTTTTTTACCGGAGCACGGGCTATTTGCCGAATTGCAAGACCAAGTTTCCGGAGACTCCTTAAAATATTTTTTTGATTCAATCACAATCGAAAACCTATATGGAAAGGATGAAAACTCACTTTTTATAAGAGAAGAAACTCTAAAAAACTTAGACCTAATTGTAATTGACATAAGAGACATCGGTTCAAGGTACTATACATTTTTAACCTCTGCCTATTATATACTGCAAAAAATCTCCAACTATAACAAAACATCGTCTAATAAAATCCAAATACTCGTTGTAGATTCACCCAATCCAATCGGAAGAAAAATAGAAGGTAGTCCCCTGCAAGAAAAATACGAGTCCTTTGTTGGTGTGAAAAAAATAGTGCACAGGCACGGGCTTTCCACTGCTGAACTAATGAATTATCACAACATAGAAAATAATTTCAATTTAAATATTTTTGTTATACCGATTGGAGAAATCTATCCCCAAAAAGACTCTGAAGATTTTTGGATTCCCCCCTCTCCTAATATTCCTAAAATTTCCACTTGTACAGTTTATACAGGTCAATGCCTGTTAGAAGGCACAAATTTATCTGAAGGCAGAGGAACAACCAGACCCTTTGAAATCTTTGGTGCTCCATTCATTGATATAAACAATCAAAGCTATTGGAATGAATTAATTCGGTATCAAAAAGATTTTTTCTATCTTCGACCCCTTCTTTTTATACCTACTTTTCATAAGCACAGAGATAAAGTATGCGGAGGATTTCAAATTTTCGTACAGAATAAAAATAAATTTCATAGCTTACTTTTTTCTCTTCAATTCTTAAAAGTTACAAATGATTTTTTTAAAGAAAATTTTCAGTATTTACAGGGGGTGTATGAGTTTCGATCGGATAAGAGTGCAATAGAGTTGCTTGTCGGAGATGACTTTCTGCTCGGTTTCCTAAATGGAGTAAACACATACAAAATGACAGAAGATTATCTAAAGAACGAAGAGTTTGAATGGAAAAAAAAGATCAAAATCTTTAAAACATAA